A part of Pseudomonadota bacterium genomic DNA contains:
- the cobT gene encoding cobaltochelatase subunit CobT has protein sequence MAGPSGSRDGARHATEAQIEDFKRATSAALRAMADRPEVEVSFGADQPGLTGTRARVPQVPRDLKSGEVAHVRGECDAIALKIRHHDRKVHQRRMPQGQTARAIYEAVEQARCEAIGARRMAGVAENLTAALSDRYRRKGFERISEKSDMTLIEVMRLLTRETLTGAQPPSAARNVVELWRPWVESRCNEDFKDLARAIDDQESFQRVARRLIEDLDLEGAEDSETSEDQEQNQGEDDAGDSDPNSESGQRGTSDSDASSSMAPDMQPGEDSEEGAEEAEGEMSPGMGDEQPGNPGTPNLLRGRNNERQEAPYRGFTTEFDEVVQADTLCDGEELTRLRALLDQQLSHLQGVIGKLANRLQRRLLAKQNRSWEFDLEEGLLDAGRLSRVVTNPMHPLSYKVEKDTKFRDTVVSLLIDNSGSMRGRPITIAAMSADILARTLERCGVKVEILGFTTRAWKGGQSRERWIAQGKPPNPGRLNDLRHIVYKAGDAPWRRARKSLGLMLREGILKENIDGEALLWAHNRLLARTEQRRILMVISDGAPVDDSTLSVNPGNYLERHLRDVIEYIETRSSVELTAIGIGHDVTRYYRRAVTIVDAEQLGGTMMEKLAELFDEDEGHDERPKRGRRAARPL, from the coding sequence ATGGCAGGACCAAGCGGATCCAGGGACGGCGCCCGGCACGCGACCGAAGCGCAGATCGAAGATTTCAAGCGCGCGACCTCGGCGGCGCTCCGAGCCATGGCCGACCGGCCCGAGGTGGAGGTGAGCTTCGGGGCCGATCAGCCGGGTCTGACCGGCACTCGTGCCCGGGTGCCGCAGGTGCCGCGCGATCTCAAATCCGGCGAGGTTGCCCATGTCCGCGGCGAGTGTGATGCGATCGCCCTCAAGATCAGGCACCACGACCGCAAGGTGCATCAGCGGCGGATGCCTCAGGGGCAGACCGCGCGCGCCATCTACGAGGCGGTCGAGCAGGCGCGCTGCGAGGCGATCGGCGCCCGCCGGATGGCCGGCGTCGCCGAGAACCTGACGGCCGCACTCTCCGACCGCTACCGCCGCAAGGGCTTCGAGCGGATCAGCGAGAAGAGCGACATGACCTTGATCGAGGTCATGCGGCTGTTGACCCGCGAGACTTTGACCGGGGCGCAGCCGCCGAGCGCGGCGCGCAACGTGGTCGAGCTCTGGCGTCCATGGGTGGAGAGCCGCTGCAACGAGGATTTCAAGGATCTGGCGCGCGCCATCGACGATCAAGAGTCCTTCCAGCGCGTCGCCCGCCGGCTGATCGAGGACCTCGATCTCGAGGGGGCGGAGGATTCCGAGACCAGCGAGGATCAGGAGCAGAACCAGGGCGAGGACGACGCCGGCGACAGCGATCCCAATTCCGAGTCCGGCCAACGCGGCACCTCCGACAGCGACGCCTCCTCGAGCATGGCGCCCGACATGCAACCGGGTGAGGATTCCGAGGAGGGGGCGGAGGAGGCCGAGGGCGAGATGTCGCCCGGCATGGGCGACGAGCAGCCGGGCAATCCGGGCACGCCCAATCTGCTCCGTGGGCGCAACAACGAGCGCCAGGAGGCGCCCTATCGCGGCTTCACCACCGAGTTCGACGAGGTGGTGCAGGCCGACACCTTGTGCGACGGCGAGGAGCTGACGCGTCTCCGCGCCCTCCTCGACCAGCAGCTGAGCCATCTCCAGGGCGTCATCGGCAAGCTCGCCAACCGGCTGCAGCGGCGCCTGCTCGCCAAGCAGAACCGATCGTGGGAATTCGACCTCGAGGAAGGGTTGCTCGACGCCGGACGGCTGTCGCGCGTGGTCACCAACCCGATGCACCCGCTCTCCTACAAGGTCGAGAAGGACACCAAGTTCCGCGACACCGTGGTCTCGCTGCTCATCGACAATTCCGGCTCGATGCGCGGCCGGCCGATCACCATCGCCGCCATGAGCGCCGATATCCTGGCGCGCACCCTCGAGCGTTGCGGCGTCAAGGTGGAGATCCTGGGCTTCACCACGCGGGCCTGGAAGGGCGGCCAGAGCCGCGAGCGCTGGATCGCCCAGGGCAAGCCGCCGAACCCGGGCCGGCTCAACGATCTCCGCCACATCGTCTACAAGGCCGGCGACGCGCCATGGCGGCGCGCGCGCAAGAGCCTCGGGCTCATGCTGCGCGAGGGCATCCTCAAGGAGAACATCGACGGCGAGGCGCTCTTATGGGCGCATAACCGGCTGCTCGCGCGCACCGAGCAGCGCCGCATCCTCATGGTCATTTCCGACGGCGCGCCGGTCGACGACTCGACCTTGTCGGTCAACCCCGGCAACTATCTCGAGCGGCATCTGCGCGACGTCATCGAGTACATCGAGACGCGCTCCTCGGTCGAGCTCACCGCGATCGGCATCGGCCATGACGTGACCCGCTACTATCGCCGTGCCGTCACCATCGTCGATGCCGAGCAGCTCGGCGGCACCATGATGGAAAAGCTGGCCGAGCTGTTCGACGAGGACGAAGGGCACGACGAGCGCCCGAAGCGCGGACGCCGGGCGGCGCGTCCGCTGTAG
- a CDS encoding dienelactone hydrolase family protein: protein MDPRIIQLYDEYTHAPLPRRVFLDRLAKLVGGSAAAAALLPMLEPNYARAEMIPANDPRLVAERVSYPGATGSIKAYLAHPKTGNRWPAVIVVHENRGLNPHIEDVARRAAVAGFLALAPDLLSPVGGTPADADEARQKIEALDRGKAAADCVAAANWLGSHASSTGKVGAVGFCWGGGVINRLAVAAPAPLAAATAFYGEVPPASDVPKIKAHLLLHYAGLDQRINAGIPEFEKALKAAGVRYSLNTYENVNHAFHNDTAGDRYDERAARQAWQRTIDFFKATLVGGV from the coding sequence ATGGATCCACGCATCATCCAGCTCTACGACGAGTACACCCATGCGCCGCTGCCGCGGCGGGTGTTCCTCGACCGGCTCGCCAAGCTCGTCGGCGGCTCCGCCGCGGCCGCGGCACTCCTGCCGATGCTCGAACCCAACTACGCGCGGGCCGAGATGATTCCGGCAAACGACCCGCGCCTCGTCGCTGAGCGCGTGAGCTATCCCGGCGCCACCGGTTCCATCAAAGCCTATCTCGCCCATCCGAAAACCGGCAATCGTTGGCCTGCGGTCATCGTCGTTCATGAAAATCGCGGACTCAATCCGCATATCGAGGATGTGGCGCGGCGCGCGGCGGTGGCAGGTTTCCTGGCGCTGGCGCCCGATCTGCTCTCGCCGGTGGGTGGGACCCCCGCCGATGCCGACGAAGCGCGCCAGAAGATCGAGGCGTTGGATCGCGGCAAGGCGGCGGCCGATTGCGTCGCCGCGGCGAATTGGCTCGGCAGCCATGCCAGCAGCACCGGCAAGGTCGGTGCGGTCGGCTTCTGCTGGGGCGGCGGCGTGATCAATCGGCTCGCAGTCGCGGCACCGGCACCGCTTGCCGCCGCGACCGCCTTCTATGGCGAGGTTCCGCCCGCGAGCGACGTGCCGAAGATCAAGGCACATCTGCTGCTGCACTATGCCGGGCTCGACCAGCGCATCAATGCCGGAATTCCGGAATTCGAGAAGGCGCTGAAGGCGGCGGGGGTGCGCTATTCCCTCAACACTTACGAGAACGTCAACCACGCCTTCCACAACGACACCGCCGGCGACCGCTACGACGAGCGCGCCGCTAGGCAAGCCTGGCAGCGCACCATCGACTTCTTCAAGGCAACGCTGGTCGGCGGGGTGTAG
- a CDS encoding TldD/PmbA family protein encodes MASTAASKHLDLLGQLLDRAKRSGAETADALVFQSESLAFRQRLGKPEMLERSESQDLGLRVLIGKRQAIVSSTDLSERALSALVERAVAMARAAPEDKYCGVADSAEIARTFPDLDLADPDEPEPQALIDRAAAAEAAALLVPGVTNSEGAESGWSRTSVALAATNGFAAGYVRTGNGISVSVLAGQGTAMETDYDQSSAVFARDLEDAALVGRRAGEKAVKRLNPRKAETASVAVVFDPRIANSILGHLGGAISGPAIARGTSFLKDKLGQRLFASGIHIVDDPLRPRGLRSRPFDGEGIGGRRQKLVDDGVLTTWVLDLASARQLGLRTTGHAARGTSGPPGPSCTNLYLEPGPLTPEALMADIKQGFYVTGLMGFGVNNVTGDYSRGANGFWIENGEQSYPVSEVTIAGNLTEMFRNLTPASDLVFRYGANAPTLRIDGMTVAGR; translated from the coding sequence ATGGCTTCGACCGCCGCCTCCAAACATCTCGATCTCCTCGGCCAGCTCCTGGACCGCGCCAAGCGGAGCGGTGCCGAAACCGCCGACGCGCTGGTCTTCCAAAGCGAGTCCCTGGCCTTCCGCCAGCGCCTCGGCAAGCCGGAGATGCTCGAGCGCTCCGAAAGCCAAGACCTCGGCTTGCGCGTGCTCATCGGCAAGCGGCAAGCGATCGTCTCTTCGACCGATCTGTCCGAACGGGCGCTCAGCGCCTTGGTCGAGCGCGCGGTCGCCATGGCGCGCGCAGCGCCGGAAGACAAATATTGCGGCGTGGCCGATAGCGCCGAAATCGCCCGCACTTTTCCCGACCTCGACCTCGCCGACCCGGATGAGCCGGAGCCCCAGGCCTTGATCGACCGCGCGGCCGCGGCGGAGGCGGCGGCACTCCTGGTGCCGGGCGTCACCAATTCCGAGGGCGCCGAGTCCGGATGGAGCCGCACCAGCGTGGCGCTCGCCGCCACCAACGGCTTCGCCGCGGGCTATGTGCGCACCGGCAACGGCATCAGCGTCTCGGTGCTGGCGGGTCAGGGAACCGCCATGGAAACCGACTACGACCAGTCATCGGCGGTGTTCGCCCGGGATCTCGAGGATGCAGCGCTCGTCGGCCGCCGCGCCGGCGAGAAGGCGGTCAAGCGCCTAAACCCGCGCAAGGCGGAAACCGCCTCGGTCGCAGTCGTGTTCGATCCGCGCATCGCCAACAGCATTCTCGGCCATCTCGGCGGCGCCATCTCCGGGCCGGCGATCGCGCGGGGTACGAGCTTCCTCAAAGACAAGCTCGGCCAGCGCCTCTTCGCCTCCGGCATCCACATCGTCGACGATCCCTTGCGCCCGCGCGGATTGCGCTCGCGCCCCTTCGACGGCGAAGGCATCGGCGGCCGCCGGCAGAAGCTCGTCGACGACGGCGTGCTCACCACCTGGGTCTTGGACCTCGCTTCCGCGCGCCAGCTCGGCCTCAGGACGACGGGACATGCCGCTCGCGGCACCTCGGGACCGCCGGGCCCCTCCTGCACCAATCTCTATCTGGAGCCGGGGCCGCTCACACCAGAGGCACTGATGGCGGACATCAAGCAGGGCTTTTACGTCACCGGCCTCATGGGCTTCGGGGTCAACAACGTCACCGGCGACTACAGCCGCGGTGCGAACGGCTTCTGGATCGAGAACGGCGAGCAGTCCTATCCGGTGAGCGAGGTCACCATCGCCGGCAACCTAACCGAGATGTTCCGCAATCTGACCCCGGCAAGCGATCTCGTCTTTCGCTATGGCGCGAATGCGCCGACCTTGCGCATCGACGGCATGACCGTCGCCGGCAGGTAG
- the cobS gene encoding cobaltochelatase subunit CobS, with protein MPAASLTESSHPLALPDIKISVRQSFGIDSDMEVPAFSLGSDYVPDIDEAYRFDRDTTLAILAGFAYNRRVMIQGYHGTGKSTHIEQVAARLNWPCVRVNLDSHISRIDLIGKDAIVIKDGKQVTAFREGILPWALQNPTALVFDEYDAGRADVMFVIQRVLEVEGKLTLLDQNRIIRPHPSFRLFSTTNTVGLGDTTGLYHGTQQINQGQMDRWNIVSTLNYLPHDDEVNIVLAKAPSYDTDAGRKTISAMVALAALTRSGFIAGDISTVMSPRTVITWAENARIFNDIGFGFRVTFLNKCDEMERSTVAEYYQRCFGTELPESGVKANLV; from the coding sequence ATGCCCGCTGCATCCTTGACCGAGTCATCCCACCCGCTGGCTCTGCCTGACATCAAGATCTCCGTGCGGCAGTCGTTCGGTATCGACTCCGACATGGAGGTGCCGGCTTTCAGCCTTGGCAGCGATTATGTGCCGGATATCGACGAAGCCTACCGCTTCGACCGCGATACCACCTTGGCCATCCTCGCGGGCTTTGCCTACAACCGCCGTGTGATGATCCAGGGCTATCACGGCACCGGCAAGTCGACCCACATCGAGCAGGTCGCGGCCCGCCTCAACTGGCCCTGCGTGCGCGTCAATCTCGACAGCCACATCAGCCGCATCGATCTCATCGGCAAGGACGCCATCGTCATCAAGGACGGCAAGCAGGTGACCGCCTTCCGCGAGGGCATCCTGCCCTGGGCCCTGCAGAACCCGACGGCGCTGGTGTTCGACGAATACGATGCCGGCCGCGCCGACGTGATGTTCGTGATCCAGCGCGTGCTCGAGGTCGAAGGCAAGCTGACCTTGCTCGACCAGAACCGCATCATCCGCCCGCATCCATCCTTCCGGCTGTTCTCGACCACGAACACGGTCGGGCTCGGCGACACCACCGGCCTCTATCACGGCACCCAGCAGATCAATCAGGGCCAGATGGACCGCTGGAACATCGTCTCCACCCTCAATTATCTGCCGCATGACGACGAGGTGAACATCGTGCTGGCGAAGGCGCCCAGCTACGACACCGACGCCGGGCGCAAGACCATCTCGGCGATGGTGGCGCTGGCGGCGCTCACCCGCTCCGGCTTCATCGCCGGCGACATCTCCACCGTCATGTCGCCGCGCACGGTGATCACCTGGGCGGAGAACGCGCGCATCTTCAACGACATCGGCTTCGGATTCCGCGTCACCTTCCTGAACAAATGCGATGAGATGGAGCGCTCGACAGTCGCCGAGTACTACCAGCGTTGCTTCGGCACGGAGCTTCCGGAGAGCGGGGTCAAGGCGAACCTGGTGTAG
- a CDS encoding dienelactone hydrolase family protein has product MLDDVKNVWPDSSVSRRGFVFTSAFAAGFALTVQPIAAQTVISTDSTGLEAGMIEVPTSSGNIPGYRALPAQGGPFPVVLVLEEIFGLHEHIKDVCRRFAKLGYYAISVEYYSRLGDVSKLADIQQVLAIVTKTPDAQVMSDLDAAVAFAKASGKADTARLGVTGFCQGGRMTWLYAAHNPGLKAAVAWYGPIAAPTNDVRPKNPIDLVAEMKAPVLGLYGAADTGIKVEDVEKMKAAMAAANKPAEFMIYPEAPHGFNADYRASYREAAAKDGWQRLQAWFKKNGVA; this is encoded by the coding sequence ATGCTCGACGACGTCAAGAACGTGTGGCCGGATTCCTCGGTATCCCGCCGTGGTTTCGTGTTCACCTCGGCCTTCGCCGCCGGTTTTGCGCTCACGGTTCAGCCGATCGCCGCGCAAACCGTGATCTCGACCGACAGCACCGGGCTCGAGGCCGGCATGATCGAGGTTCCGACCTCAAGCGGGAACATTCCAGGTTATCGCGCCCTGCCGGCCCAAGGCGGTCCGTTCCCTGTCGTGTTGGTGCTGGAGGAAATATTCGGGCTCCATGAACACATCAAAGATGTCTGCCGGCGCTTCGCCAAGCTCGGCTACTACGCCATCTCGGTCGAGTACTATTCTCGCTTGGGCGATGTCTCGAAATTGGCGGATATCCAGCAGGTGCTGGCGATCGTCACCAAGACACCCGATGCGCAGGTGATGAGCGACCTCGATGCCGCAGTCGCATTTGCCAAGGCATCCGGAAAGGCCGATACCGCTCGCTTGGGCGTCACCGGCTTCTGCCAGGGTGGACGCATGACCTGGCTTTACGCCGCGCACAACCCCGGGCTGAAGGCAGCGGTCGCTTGGTACGGTCCGATCGCGGCTCCGACCAATGATGTGAGACCGAAGAATCCCATCGACCTGGTAGCGGAAATGAAGGCGCCCGTCCTCGGCCTCTACGGCGCCGCCGACACGGGGATCAAGGTCGAGGATGTCGAGAAGATGAAGGCGGCGATGGCGGCCGCAAACAAGCCGGCCGAATTCATGATTTATCCGGAAGCCCCGCATGGCTTCAACGCCGACTACCGGGCGAGCTACCGCGAGGCCGCGGCCAAGGACGGCTGGCAGCGCCTGCAGGCCTGGTTCAAGAAAAACGGGGTCGCTTAG
- a CDS encoding DnaJ domain-containing protein has translation MPRSASHHEWMPERLRPGLRGCDHPGCAAEGSFRAPRSRERLNEYFWFCLEHVRAYNAAWNYYEGMSEDEVEASVRADVTWQRPTWPLGGRIGESRSSGAFGAGFRYWRAEVRDDFGFFGEGGEAGHGARERPRREADSEHAEALAAMELEAPLTLVELKARYKFLVKQHHPDANGGDKAAEERLKVINRAYTTLKKSLAA, from the coding sequence ATGCCTAGGTCTGCGAGCCATCACGAGTGGATGCCCGAGCGTCTTCGGCCGGGGTTGCGCGGGTGCGACCACCCGGGCTGCGCGGCCGAGGGCAGCTTCCGGGCGCCGCGCTCGCGCGAGCGCCTGAACGAGTATTTCTGGTTCTGCCTCGAGCATGTCCGGGCCTACAACGCCGCTTGGAACTATTACGAAGGCATGAGCGAGGACGAGGTCGAGGCCTCCGTCCGCGCCGACGTCACCTGGCAACGGCCGACTTGGCCGCTCGGCGGCCGCATCGGCGAATCGCGCAGCTCCGGGGCTTTCGGCGCCGGCTTCCGCTACTGGCGGGCGGAGGTTCGCGATGATTTTGGCTTCTTTGGGGAGGGTGGCGAGGCTGGCCACGGTGCGCGCGAGCGGCCGCGGCGGGAAGCCGATAGCGAGCATGCCGAGGCGCTCGCGGCCATGGAGCTGGAAGCGCCTTTGACCCTGGTCGAGCTCAAGGCGCGATACAAATTTCTTGTCAAACAGCACCATCCCGACGCCAATGGCGGTGACAAGGCCGCGGAAGAGCGCCTGAAGGTGATCAACCGCGCCTACACCACGTTGAAGAAGTCACTCGCCGCTTGA
- a CDS encoding bifunctional metallophosphatase/5'-nucleotidase, with amino-acid sequence MWEFLRRSRLLAAVLALALVAGTAWGQTAKITFLHTNDVYEIAPARGWGGFAPLMTLLKQERAQAQNAVTTFGGDLISPSLMSGLTKGQQMVELMNAVGLDLAIFGNHEFDFGDDVLKQRMAESKFPWLATNVLGPDKKPFGTALSTVMKEVGGFKLGFFGLTTPETVTLSSPGKEIIFAPMIESAGEAVKALKDQGAEIVVAITHLTIAEDRELVRRVKGIDLVLGGHDHDPITFYEGSTLIHKAGFDAHFLAAVDLTVTRAAQQSGPPRITVVPAWRMHAVYNVAPDPDIAALVKRHTDKLDTELGVKIGTSATPLDSRTTVVRAEEAAIGNLIADAMRAALGAEVALANGGGIRGNRTYDPGYQLTRRDVFTELPFGNTTVLLELKGSDLLAALEHSVGRVEEKQGRFLQVSGLSFAYDPKKAAGSRVLEVKVGGQPLDPGRVYKVATIDYIAGGGDGFEVLKKGKSLIDPSAAKLTANQVMDYIAAKGTVSPALEGRITTR; translated from the coding sequence ATGTGGGAATTCCTTCGTCGTTCACGGCTGCTGGCTGCCGTCCTTGCCTTGGCGCTCGTCGCCGGCACGGCCTGGGGCCAAACCGCAAAGATCACCTTCCTCCACACCAACGACGTCTACGAGATCGCGCCCGCGCGCGGCTGGGGCGGCTTCGCCCCGCTGATGACGTTGCTCAAGCAGGAGCGCGCCCAAGCCCAGAACGCCGTCACCACCTTCGGCGGCGATCTGATCTCGCCCTCGCTCATGTCGGGGCTGACCAAAGGCCAGCAAATGGTCGAGCTGATGAACGCTGTCGGCCTCGATCTGGCGATCTTCGGCAATCACGAGTTCGATTTCGGCGACGATGTCCTGAAGCAGCGCATGGCGGAGTCGAAATTCCCCTGGCTCGCGACCAATGTTCTGGGCCCCGACAAGAAGCCGTTCGGCACCGCGCTCTCGACCGTCATGAAGGAGGTCGGCGGCTTCAAGCTCGGGTTCTTCGGCCTGACCACACCCGAGACCGTGACGCTCTCCAGCCCCGGCAAGGAGATCATCTTCGCGCCGATGATCGAGAGCGCCGGCGAAGCGGTGAAGGCGCTCAAGGACCAAGGTGCGGAAATCGTGGTGGCGATCACCCATTTGACCATCGCCGAGGACCGCGAGCTCGTCCGCCGGGTCAAGGGTATCGACCTCGTACTCGGCGGCCACGACCACGACCCGATCACCTTCTACGAGGGCAGCACGCTCATCCACAAGGCCGGGTTCGATGCGCATTTCCTGGCCGCGGTCGATCTCACCGTCACCCGTGCGGCGCAGCAATCCGGGCCGCCTCGGATCACCGTGGTGCCGGCTTGGCGCATGCATGCGGTCTACAACGTGGCACCCGATCCCGATATCGCCGCCCTCGTCAAGCGCCACACCGACAAGCTCGACACCGAGCTCGGCGTCAAGATCGGCACCTCCGCCACGCCGCTCGACAGCCGCACCACCGTGGTGCGGGCGGAAGAGGCGGCGATCGGCAACCTCATCGCCGATGCGATGCGGGCCGCCTTGGGCGCCGAGGTGGCGCTCGCCAATGGCGGCGGCATCCGCGGCAACCGCACCTACGATCCGGGCTATCAGCTGACCAGGCGCGACGTGTTCACCGAGCTGCCCTTCGGCAACACCACGGTGCTGCTCGAGCTCAAGGGCAGCGATCTCCTGGCGGCACTGGAGCACAGCGTCGGGCGCGTCGAAGAGAAGCAAGGCCGCTTCCTCCAGGTCTCCGGTCTCAGCTTCGCCTATGATCCGAAGAAGGCCGCGGGCAGCCGCGTGCTCGAGGTCAAGGTCGGCGGGCAGCCGCTCGATCCGGGCCGGGTCTACAAGGTGGCAACCATCGACTACATCGCCGGCGGCGGCGACGGCTTCGAGGTCTTGAAGAAGGGCAAGTCGCTCATCGACCCCAGCGCCGCCAAGCTGACGGCGAACCAGGTGATGGATTACATCGCCGCCAAAGGCACGGTCTCGCCCGCCCTTGAGGGCCGCATCACTACGCGCTGA
- a CDS encoding YegS/Rv2252/BmrU family lipid kinase, translating into MTASLRCRLLMIHNPTAGRRRRRYLAAVLDALACEGCTTTVMATERRGDAERMAREAERVDAVVVAGGDGTVAEAANGLVGSAVPLAVVPLGTANVLAHEIGLPMAPASLARAIARGPCRSVHAGEANGRRFMMMAGAGFDAGVVEQVKPGVKRWLGKGAYVLASVTRVLAYREERFRLDLDGSEHEAASVIVAKGHFYAGRFVVAPMASLDEPIFQVALFEHPGRLPAMAAMAAMAAGRLDCLPGFRILAARSVMIEGDAGAPIQADGDIVARVPARLAIAREPVRLVVAA; encoded by the coding sequence ATGACCGCCTCGCTTCGCTGCCGGCTGCTGATGATCCACAACCCCACCGCCGGACGGCGTCGGCGGCGCTACCTCGCCGCCGTTCTCGATGCGCTGGCGTGCGAAGGCTGCACCACCACGGTCATGGCCACGGAGCGGCGCGGCGATGCCGAGAGGATGGCGCGGGAAGCCGAGCGGGTCGATGCCGTGGTCGTCGCCGGCGGCGATGGGACCGTCGCCGAAGCGGCAAATGGGCTCGTCGGAAGCGCGGTGCCGCTGGCGGTCGTCCCCCTGGGCACCGCCAATGTGCTGGCGCACGAGATCGGTCTGCCGATGGCGCCGGCATCGCTCGCGCGCGCGATCGCCCGGGGTCCCTGCCGCAGCGTGCACGCGGGCGAAGCCAATGGGCGGCGCTTCATGATGATGGCCGGCGCCGGTTTTGATGCGGGCGTGGTGGAGCAGGTGAAGCCCGGTGTGAAGCGATGGCTCGGCAAGGGCGCCTATGTGCTTGCGAGCGTGACCCGTGTCCTCGCCTATCGGGAGGAGCGCTTCCGTCTCGACTTGGATGGAAGCGAGCATGAGGCCGCCTCGGTGATCGTCGCCAAGGGCCACTTCTATGCGGGCCGCTTCGTGGTGGCGCCGATGGCGAGCCTGGACGAGCCCATCTTTCAGGTGGCGCTGTTTGAGCATCCCGGTCGCTTGCCGGCGATGGCGGCGATGGCCGCCATGGCGGCGGGCCGGCTCGATTGCTTGCCGGGATTTCGCATCCTCGCAGCGCGGAGCGTGATGATCGAGGGCGACGCCGGCGCTCCGATTCAAGCCGACGGCGACATCGTCGCCAGGGTACCCGCCCGCCTCGCCATCGCCCGCGAGCCGGTGCGGTTGGTGGTTGCGGCTTAA
- a CDS encoding BolA family transcriptional regulator: protein MAAVADRLRRKIKENLDPKQLEIIDESDQHAGHAGARPGGETHFRMTVVASAFAGKSRVERQRLVYAILKEELAGPVHALSLTTVTPEEAGNRGERS from the coding sequence ATGGCCGCGGTCGCCGATCGATTGCGTCGCAAAATCAAGGAAAACCTCGATCCCAAGCAATTGGAGATCATAGACGAGTCGGACCAGCACGCGGGCCACGCCGGGGCGCGGCCCGGGGGCGAGACGCATTTTCGCATGACCGTCGTCGCCAGCGCCTTTGCCGGCAAATCCCGGGTTGAGCGTCAACGCCTGGTTTATGCGATCCTCAAGGAGGAGCTGGCAGGCCCGGTCCACGCGCTCTCGCTCACCACGGTCACGCCCGAAGAGGCCGGCAACCGCGGGGAGCGCTCCTAG